The window TAAAGAAATGCTCAAAGAGAGTTGAAATGTTGAGCAATCCTGGTCACGGATCAAAGGGCTGTGAAAATATTAATCTGGGAGCAAAAAGAAAACGTGGTGAACTGACAGAACACCAGAAAGAGGTGAGACGAGCACAACAAGGACGCACAAGAGATTCCAGCGGGCATGGCCCTTGTATCCAGACTTACACTGCTCTCGATTTCTCTCAAGGAAACGAAGAATCTCAAGATAGCCAGAGATGATGAGAGAAGTTTGGTCATGTGAATTTTGAGTGATTTTTTAGTTTCCAGATTGCAGTTTACTTCAAGCTGTATATGATAGCACCAGACAACTGCAATCtgttaaattaaatgagtttTAGTAAACTAGTTAGATAGGTGTTGGAAGTTGTAGTTGCAAGTTATAAGTCTTTATCCATGCAAAAGGTTTCATTAGTGGGATGCTTCTTTCTACTTATTTAACTTAACTATACATATTGTAGTTCTGAATTGGCTAATTTGAtgaacttttttcttttttggttatATTTGGTGTTCATTCATTTTCAACTTCGGAAACTGTTAACGGATTTGGCATTTTTTCAATCTGTACGAGGCCAAAAGTTTTTCAGAGTTTGTGTTATAAATTGCAATGTATTGAtatctctctcctctctctccctctatATACATATTCTCATTTATCGTATTGTATtgtacttccttcgtcccctAATAATcgttcattttaattttggcacgggttttaagaaatactccatccgtccacaaATAATGGACCACTTTTGTCATATTGGaacgtccacaaaaaatagatcactttcttaaaatggaaagtttatctctcatactttactcattttttctccctatctctcttactttacttactttttctcctcatttctcttactttaccaattctacattaaaacttgtgacatacacaaagtgatctatttttggtggacggagggagtataaaggaaagtgagttgaaaaagtttgtggaatatgggtcccactattatatactccctctgtgcgcgaataggagtctcgtttttctattttagttcatccacgaataggagtccatGTTCACTTtcaccataaatggtaatagggtctcacattccactaactcatttcattcacatttcatttaaaactagtatataCAAGTTGGAcatctattccactaacttttttccactcacttttcttaacatttcttaaaactcgcgcCGCTTATAAATAGGACTccttatttttagttaaaattattaatttatatattctattataaaaaagttttGTGTGAGCTGGCTCCatagttttatttctatatatataattatatatagctATGAGTGGAGAaagaatacataaattaataattttaattaaaataatttactgatatttaaaaatatagattttaaatttaattttataaaattatatctgatattgaaataaagaaataaagtgaaggatgaccaatgggaattataaaataattttgaaataatatcagatttagtacatcattgaaaaaagtgaaaattgtGTAAAGATGAAATTGCCTAGCAGCCCAAAAGGACATTTTCAGATGGAAAAATGCTAAAATGCTCGATTTTGAAATAAACTCTTAGTTCAGGGACTACTgtagataattttaaaatccaagaaTTATTGACGAGATAAATCCAAGGAaccatttttatagttcaaactttaaaataaatagaaatcacgatctattctttcatttcatttaatgATACCAAAGAATAGCTTAAAATTCTAATCATTTTACTTTTCGATTTAGTAAACAATGTACAATGCTTTAATTGTAAGTTGAGCAAACAAAGAATTTCGTgcaaataattattgaaaattaatggtttttaaattaattagtgcaCCTATAATATTATCCACCTAAGTTTATCAAAGTCAAAGAGGAGTAAATGTTTTGTTAAATAGCCTACATGCCGAGTATTAATGTGGAAGCAGCTACAACAACTCTGATTTATTGATTTCCCACTTCTATTCAACTAGATGCGCATATGCATTTGAATTTAACTTATTTGAACTTTGTATGAAAAATTGGGACATACTCCctcgtcccataataagaatcatatttaattgggatatgagttttaagaaatatatcaaaaaaattgagttaaacaagttagtggaatgtgaattccactatatattagttttatacattacttaataaaatgtgtatgGAATAAATCGGTGAAATATGAGTCtaattaccatttatgataaaagtgaaatataactcttattgtgagacagacaaaaaagcaaaatagaacccttattatgggacgaagggagtaaataattatatataggagAGTGTTAAGGTGTCaccacctcttaaagtaacagCATACCaacattcctagccaatcatttgtacacgtggatgaataatcagctgccatgtgacaataaaaaaatgtttaaggataaaaaaaacggccagcaatattttatacactatacaacaatttttctcggacagcaatatccaacacgctagaTAACAATCTATAGCATAttgaatattgttgtgtagcgtttatagtattgttgtatatgtggtgtcacgatgtcactttaagaggtgttgtcattttaacacaaattatTACATATATCTTCATCTTAGGTAATTTAAATAGTTTGttttaaacaacaaattttaaaaaattgcatttaaagaattgcaaaaaaaaaataaaatactactccctctgttccttCATaattgaggcgaaactttttgGTATGAAGTTTAGGAAAGagatgttgagtgtgttaaataaatagataaaatgaaaaaaaaagtaaaaataataaagtagtgaataaagtaagaggatgtagagtaagaaagagaaaaatgttactgtatatgaaaatgactcgACTATAagaaaatttcttaaaatagaaaaataacacAACTATGAGGTAAACGCATGGGCAATAGGTACTCATATTATTGAGATACTAAATGAGAAtctgaaaataaaatcttggACGGAAGAGGTATGTTTTTACAAATTGGGAGAGGTGGAAATTGGTATTAAAAGAATTGGGGGttgtaaattgaaataataagaGAATACGTGATTTGCACGTGGGATGTAGATGACTTTCAAGGAAAAAAgctccttttcttcttcattagGGAACACGATCAACTGTTTCCAAAGCCCTCCATTTCCTATTTCTCATCATTTTCCATTTGGAAAAGGAATTTCGTCAGAATTCAATCCTCTCTCGCATCTCTCCCAATCGCGTTCTCTGTTTTCAGCGCTGCGTTTCGCCGCGCCGAATTCCATCGGAggtaaaatatcaaatcaacCCCTACAATTTCGCCGCTTGGGGTTTATCTCTGTTTCTGTTTAAATTATCGATCCTTCCTTATCATATTGGAGTTTCTGTAAATGAAATGGTTTTTTCACTACATCTTTGGGGATAACTTTGATCATGTTCTGGAGCAAAGTTGATTTGTTGGTTTGGTATTTTTTATGATCTTGGATTCTGTCAGATTTGACTTTTTTGCTGTGTGATTCCcgattttgttgttatttccttcttctcatcacaattgtttttccttttttttgatTGCGGCACTGAATTCATTTATTCCAATTTTCATTAGTATTTATCTGGTTTGggttttgtgtttgtgttgttGCCATCTCCCTTTTGTGATGAAACGTATCATTTTGACTTGGTTTGACTGAAGATGTCAAATTAACTAGTGACatagtatttgattattaCTTCCAACTTCTTTAGCCACAATGCTAGTAAAAAACTGATCCCTTTTAGCTGAATAAGACTTGGAATATCTTGGGTGGAGGATCAAAAGATGCAGTATGGTTTTAGTTCAATCATGTTGAAGAAACTTGAAACAATTGTCTTGCTAATTTGGAATTTGTGAGAAACGTTCTAACCTGGCATGTGATATGCAGAAGATGGCTGAAGAATCCAAGAATGAGCAAGTGGAGCCTGTGACATCTACAGATACTGAGATTAAGAAgaccaagaaaaagaaaggacTCCTATCTAGATTATGGGGAGCAGTATTTAGACTAGGTAGTGATGACTTTGAAAAGAGATTGCAACATATATCGAAGGAAGAGGCTACTGTTCTTTCCAGAATTACAAGGCGTTCGCAAAGTTCTCAGAGAACAACTAGGCAATTTATTATACTGTCAATTGTTTCGGAGGTAAGCCCTACCTTTTATGACTAATTTTAGGGAAAGAATTCCATGTCAGATCACCTGATATCAGATGTTACAAAAACTATTTTAGATTGTTACATTCCTAAACCGGATTATTACTTTTTGTAATATTCAACGAGTAATGTCTCTGATCCATATGCTGCTAATGTCTGTAAATGGTTGTCtatgtttttaattatcaCCCTCTGTACCCAGAAGATCTACTCTTCCACATAGTCTCTGTCTATGATGATGCCCTTGTTTACATGCAAACCAGGTTCTGAGTGCCCTAGTCTAGATGCTTGTCTTGCAAAATGGGTTTCCACTTGACAGCAGTTGCATTCATGCAAGAATATGATCTTTTGTATCATCGTTAGTCTCCATAATatgtatttttggtttttttaacTGAGGTTGATTTCAACTAACCAGGGTGTATTCATTTAAATCTCAGGTTTTGAATTTGTGGTAGAAATACTTTTTCTGCACTCTATTGCTCCATAACTCCATTAGTTTGAAAATCAGAGTGATCGTGTGTCTGTTAACTCTGAAGATCAAGTACCCCTTTAATTCCAATGGACTGCTTCTGATtatcaaattatatgcttataAGGTAAACAAAGAATGAATTATGACGTGTTAAATCAAAgacaatttacaaaatatgtgtgcgtgagagagagagagagagagagagagattgaacAGTTTTCCTACTAATCTTGACTATTTTACTGCTAGATAAATGCACTACTATCCTGAATGCTTCTGTTTATAATGAATGTGCTGTTGCCATTATCTTCCCCTTGCTCCTGAAGATGGGTGATCCACATAATTGATTTTTACCCCCTTTCTTTATTCCAGGCAATTGCAGTAGGTTATGCTATAATGACCACAAGATCATTAGACTTGAATTGGCATATAAGGGCATTGAGGGTTTTACCTATATTTCTGCTGccagtattatttttcattatctaCTCAGCATTTAGAAGCTACACAAAGATGCGTAAGTATTTTTTAGTGCTCTTTGTAATGACTAACCGCAAGGTTATAGTATCtatcaaaatatgaaactTGTTGCCTATACAAACAAACCTGCATTGTGACTGGAATAGACTAAGGATATTTGATTTCACTTTTGACTTATGCTATTTGCTTGTTTTAATGatagaatttattatttaatgcaaaaaaatcaACTTATATTACCAGGATTGTTGATACAGTTTCATGAAATTGCTTACTTTTGTTGTAACTTCTTGTATATGAGAGCAgcttccaaaaaaaatatgcttTTGTGAAGTTTATTCTGACAAGGAGGCCATAAGTTTGAGCCGTAAGAACAATCTTGTGGTGCTTATGCATGTTGGATCTCCTGATAATTAATAAggttcttcttctttctaagGGCATTAAGTTGTTAATCAAGCTGCATAAAATTCTCAAATGAATCACAATTTATCTTATCTGCATTTTGGTGTCAAAATAATCATAGATCAAGTTGTTTTCAAAACTTTCGAATTGATGGATTTGAGATTATGATCAGACAAAACATCATGGGAACAGTTGTTTCTGTGTTATGGTAGAACTGTTGGTACTCCGTAGTTAGTAATCCAAATGTGACCTTGATTAGAGGCACCCTGCTATTGgcattaatattactattacatTTCTGAGAATCTTATTTACAGGTGATACAAAGGACCGCAAAACTTTGGAACACCTCCGGGCCGAGAGACAGGAGAAAATCAACGAActgaaagaaaaaacaaattactaCACAACTCAACAGCTAATACAGGTAAGGAGTGAAGCTAGCTAGCTTTCTTgtttaaattgattatttcATATCTTGTTTTACACATCGGCAATCACCTCCTTTTTCCTGAAAATATGAGCTAGAGGCAAAGTCTTAAAATAGAACTTGCTATCTATAATAGAAGGTCATAATAGGTATGGTTTGAAGCAGTGGCAGGGCCATGCTGATGAGTGGTGGGGGTATTGCCCCACCTCAGTTTTGTTCAGTTATACTCTATGTATCCCTAAATATATacactcccttcgtcccctaaaaatagagaCTTTGGGGACAACATGGGTTTAAAtgtgaaattggtaaagtatgagagagagagagagagaaaaaatagttgaagtagtcttagtggatagtgggacCCACTTCATTTGTAGTGTAAtgtgtgaaaaaaatttcaaaaatagaagtggactaattttggtggatggaccaaaatggcaaaatagattatttttagGGATGGAGGGAAAAAGCATAATCCCCCCCCCCCCTAGCAATAAAACTGTTTatgcataaaaattaattataaatcttgCCCGCCTTATTATTGGGGAATGGGGACTGGCTCTGTCATTAGTCTGAAGGCCCTTTTTCTTGTGTCAGATTATATTATGATCATGGTATGAAAAAAccttctattttcatttaatgaCAACTGACAAGGCGGACCTCATCTTTaaccaaaaattattttgaccTCCCTTCACTCTAAACTGTCCCAGTATTAGGCACTGCATCGTATGGCTGCAATGTTTGCAAGTCATCATTTTTACGTAATAACACTGCAAAAGCCAATAACAAATGGCTGTGGTTATTTTTTACTTGACAAAGCTCGTGGGATGATGGGAGGAACAAGGATATCTACTTTCATTTAGACCAAAACATAGATTGACAATACTTATAGGTTTAAGTCACCTCGAGAGTTACTAAGTGTGTGAGTcatttgtatttcttttaataataaatttgaaataataaaaaagaaacggAGTATATGATTTGAGTATTTGAAGGATTAGATAATCATACAAGTTCCATTAAGTTGTAGATTAGTCTATATCATTTATCTAAGTTATCACTCAAAGTTTACGTCCTAGTGAGTATATTGTATAACTCCAATTTCAAGGAAGGTTCTCCTGTTATTATCAATAAGATTTATTAGATTCTTACATGGAGTCTTCAGTGCAGAGGTATGACCCTGATCCAGCAGCCAAAGCAGCAGCTGCAACTGTACTGGCGTCCAAGTTGGGTGCAGATTCCGGCCTGAAAGTATATCTGGGAGATGATCAAAGCCACGTTGCCACTGCCGGAAAGAGCAATGATGTGGAAGTTGCAGCTACTGCTGGACTACGGAATAGAAGGCAGTCCCACTCGAGAACCTATAGCACGGAAAGCGGATTTACTGAACATCCTGAAGAAGCTATGCTTAGCCCATCTGGGGTTGATGATGTAGGCATGTCTCATCAACACCCAACAGTTGTCGAGCATCATCCTCAATCAGGCCCGAATGCACACGATGGAGGTTGGATTGCTCGAGTTGCTGCATTGCTTGTGGGAGAGGATCCTTCCCAATCCTATGCTCTAATATGTGGAAACTGCCATATGCACAACGGTAGATAGAATCTTCGTGCACCTATCTATATGAACTGAATCCATGTGGTACAAGCAGGTTAATATGCTATATATCCTTGTATTTGTAGGGCTGGTGAGAAAAGAGGAGTTCCCATACATCACTTACTACTGCCCACATTGCAATGCCTTGAATCGGCCAAAGCAGGCCGATGATCATCTCTCAGGTACCAGTTCCCCCGTTCTAACCTCTAAGGCATCTGTGCTCTCGGAAGCTGCACCAAGTGAAGGAGGTTCAGTGGCGGATAAGGCCTCGCAGAGCAGTACTCCTCCAGCCGCTCATGCTGAAGAAATATCTGAAAGTTGAGTGTTTCATGATTGTCTGTGTGTGTGACTGTGTGATTGTGTGGTAAGAGAAGTATGAGCTTCACTTTCCTCTTTGATGCGAAAAGTGTCAGTAAACATGGCaatatatgtaattttataatctcACTACCTTCTTTCTCTTCTGTTCTGTCCACTTCTATAAATCTACATTTTGTTGTTCTTGTACATTATGTTCTGCAAATTGCAAAATGTGTTGGGTTGGttgaattgaaatgaaaatcaGATGAATGAATTGTCTTTTGTTTGCGTGATATTCAGTCAGCATCATAGATCAGAACAGGAAAATCAGTCCATTTCAGTAAGCTCTGATGGAATGAGAGAAACTTAAAAGATTATTTAGGGCAAATTTGATGCGGCTACCATTTAAATTAGTACCTctattccaaataaaaatataagtgtGTCATAATTAGAAGCAATCATGTTACAATtacataaagaaaaatgacttgGAATCAAAACTCGGGAAATCCAATCAAAGATTGACAGCACcgatattttatattgtatcTAGACGTAAGACGTATATGCTTTGGATGACCGAACCCTTCAAATATAATGtatattccataattaatacaataaaaatattgtatgaCCCCTAAGTGATTAATTGCAGCTTAAAGAAAATTACTTTTCTAAGATGGCTTTTCATTCGATACTCATCTAGAACTCCTTTATGACCGtcaatatttgatattattcTAGACTAATTCGATGGAGTAAATTCGACTtggtaataaaataaatttggattttttctCGAGCTGATCAAGTGAGGTAAACGTAAGTAAAAATGTGGATCTTGTTcttttacaattattttagaGCAATAGTATCAGttaagaaaaatcaaataaactcGAGTAGAGAGTTAAATTTGATAGAAATATTAAAGCATAGCATGgtatgtaataaaatatgattagttaatagtattaatGATGTGGTGTATTGGTATTGCAATTACATGATGCATGTGAAACCAAACTTTAAAAAAGTGGGGACTAAATCATGCAGCTTCtgttgcatatatatattcactTATTAGTGGGACAAAAATCATACCGATTCCCTCACTTTTGATCACAGAATTGTCTGCTGTGGATATGTCACTACTAAAGttcttaactttttttcaaaataatttacagAATATTTTGAGGTCACT is drawn from Salvia hispanica cultivar TCC Black 2014 chromosome 6, UniMelb_Shisp_WGS_1.0, whole genome shotgun sequence and contains these coding sequences:
- the LOC125197109 gene encoding uncharacterized protein At2g24330-like, whose protein sequence is MAEESKNEQVEPVTSTDTEIKKTKKKKGLLSRLWGAVFRLGSDDFEKRLQHISKEEATVLSRITRRSQSSQRTTRQFIILSIVSEAIAVGYAIMTTRSLDLNWHIRALRVLPIFLLPVLFFIIYSAFRSYTKMRDTKDRKTLEHLRAERQEKINELKEKTNYYTTQQLIQRYDPDPAAKAAAATVLASKLGADSGLKVYLGDDQSHVATAGKSNDVEVAATAGLRNRRQSHSRTYSTESGFTEHPEEAMLSPSGVDDVGMSHQHPTVVEHHPQSGPNAHDGGWIARVAALLVGEDPSQSYALICGNCHMHNGLVRKEEFPYITYYCPHCNALNRPKQADDHLSGTSSPVLTSKASVLSEAAPSEGGSVADKASQSSTPPAAHAEEISES